A genomic window from Candidatus Denitrolinea symbiosum includes:
- a CDS encoding acyl-CoA synthetase FdrA: MLRTIIKKNSYQDSINLMLLTNEINTIEGVIQCSIMMGTDANKDIFKSTNLLTEEAKTASPTDMVMVMETNNDDVVDHVLKRVDQFLSDLSVKKQQSGVVEANTLDEALEIMPDANLALFSIPGEYAADVMEQALERNLNIFSFTDNVSVEDEVRLKKLAHEKGLVMMGPDCGTGILSGIPLAFTNVVKNGNIGIVGASGTGIQEVSSLIDRLGSGVTHAIGTGGRDLSDAVQAITVKDSLIALENYAPADVIVLISKPPAKSVRDEIVNLLHNLSKPVVAIFLGENPTQHENNVYLAHTLEEAARIAVDLANGNSVKKNYLQPLDNQVTNTLPQDLTVKGLYSGGTLGGEAAMLISQALDLGEIIHKEGYLLNERGYQVIDYGDDMYTQGHPHPMIDPATRIDAIKKYGADPKTGIILLDVALGYGSHPDMAGVLAPVIRETLENARKAGRQLYVVATVCGTRQDPQNYDQSAATLKAAGALVEDSNAKAVRLALQLKGVTYTEVDKQVVGRDFQKVALPQPSSPLMTLLTAKPRVINIGLESFNESIRKFGGKSVQYSWRPIAGGNKKLIRILNRISKLESVAAANQQVIERMRDSQPFLVDVVPAKSVIEALNRKVLLHAGPPIQYSEMTGPMQGSCVGAALFEGWAKDEAEARRMLEAGEVEFMPCHHVNAVGPMGGITSGNMAVLVVENKADGTVAYCTMNEGIGKVLRFGAFSEEVVNRLHWMADVLGPTIAKAVKSTPDGINLNVVISKAITMGDEFHQRNIAGTLVLLKELVPLIDALEMDRKDKQDVLRFLANTDQFFLNVMMAVGKAIVDYARKIQEGTVVTTMTRNGKDFGIRIAGMGDDWFTAPVNTPHGLYFTGYTEEDANPDIGDSAITETVGVGAMVTVAAPAVTRFVGSGGGYDDALRVSNEMNSICLSNNPNWSIPNWNFKGACLGIDAVKVVATGITPLINTGIAHKKAGVGQVGAGTATAPLACFEKAILAYAKKLGIDAE; this comes from the coding sequence ATGTTGCGAACGATCATCAAAAAGAACAGCTACCAGGACTCTATTAACCTGATGCTGCTCACCAACGAAATAAACACCATCGAGGGCGTTATCCAATGCTCCATCATGATGGGGACGGATGCCAATAAGGATATTTTCAAAAGCACAAATCTGCTAACCGAGGAAGCCAAAACGGCTTCACCTACCGACATGGTGATGGTGATGGAAACGAACAATGACGATGTTGTCGACCATGTATTGAAGAGAGTCGACCAATTCTTGTCGGACCTCTCGGTCAAAAAACAGCAAAGCGGCGTCGTTGAAGCCAACACGCTGGACGAAGCGCTTGAGATCATGCCCGACGCCAATCTGGCGCTTTTCTCCATTCCTGGCGAATACGCGGCCGACGTGATGGAACAGGCGCTTGAGCGCAATTTGAACATTTTTTCCTTCACCGACAACGTTTCCGTTGAGGACGAGGTCCGGTTGAAAAAATTAGCCCATGAAAAAGGCTTGGTGATGATGGGCCCCGATTGCGGCACCGGCATTCTTTCGGGTATCCCATTGGCTTTTACAAACGTGGTTAAGAATGGCAACATTGGAATCGTCGGCGCATCCGGCACGGGCATCCAGGAAGTCTCTTCTCTGATCGATCGGCTGGGCAGCGGCGTGACTCACGCCATTGGCACTGGCGGGCGCGACCTGAGCGACGCGGTGCAGGCGATAACCGTGAAAGACAGCCTGATCGCGCTTGAAAATTACGCCCCCGCTGATGTAATTGTGCTGATCTCCAAGCCGCCGGCAAAGTCGGTGCGCGATGAAATTGTAAATCTACTTCACAACCTCTCTAAGCCAGTGGTCGCCATTTTCCTGGGAGAAAACCCGACTCAGCACGAAAACAACGTTTACCTGGCGCACACCCTCGAAGAAGCCGCGCGCATCGCGGTGGACTTAGCCAATGGCAATTCCGTAAAAAAGAATTACCTGCAGCCGCTCGACAATCAAGTAACGAACACGCTCCCACAAGATCTGACCGTCAAGGGATTGTATTCCGGCGGCACCCTGGGCGGCGAAGCAGCCATGCTCATTTCGCAGGCTCTCGATCTAGGAGAGATCATCCACAAGGAAGGCTACCTGCTCAACGAACGCGGCTATCAGGTGATCGATTACGGCGACGACATGTACACTCAAGGTCACCCCCATCCAATGATTGATCCAGCCACCCGCATTGACGCCATCAAGAAATATGGGGCTGACCCTAAAACTGGCATCATCCTGCTGGATGTAGCGCTCGGTTACGGTTCACACCCCGATATGGCTGGAGTTCTGGCGCCCGTAATCCGCGAAACGCTCGAAAACGCTCGCAAAGCAGGCCGACAGCTTTATGTTGTCGCCACAGTTTGTGGAACCCGGCAAGATCCGCAAAATTATGACCAGTCGGCGGCAACGCTCAAGGCGGCCGGCGCGCTGGTGGAAGATAGCAACGCAAAAGCGGTACGTCTGGCGCTGCAACTCAAGGGCGTTACTTACACCGAAGTCGACAAACAGGTCGTCGGTCGCGATTTCCAAAAAGTAGCCCTACCCCAACCCAGTAGTCCATTGATGACATTGTTGACCGCCAAGCCGCGTGTTATCAACATTGGTCTGGAAAGCTTCAACGAATCGATCCGCAAATTTGGCGGTAAATCAGTGCAATATTCCTGGCGGCCAATTGCTGGCGGTAATAAGAAACTCATCCGCATTTTGAACAGGATTTCCAAACTCGAGTCGGTCGCGGCCGCCAACCAGCAGGTTATCGAGCGTATGCGCGACTCGCAGCCCTTCCTGGTGGACGTCGTGCCCGCCAAGTCCGTGATCGAGGCGCTAAATCGTAAGGTGTTGCTGCATGCCGGCCCGCCCATCCAGTATTCAGAAATGACCGGGCCAATGCAAGGCTCGTGCGTCGGCGCCGCGTTGTTTGAGGGTTGGGCGAAAGACGAAGCCGAGGCGCGTCGTATGTTGGAAGCCGGTGAAGTTGAATTCATGCCCTGTCACCATGTCAACGCGGTAGGCCCCATGGGCGGCATCACCTCCGGCAACATGGCAGTGTTGGTGGTCGAAAACAAGGCGGATGGCACGGTTGCTTATTGCACCATGAACGAGGGCATTGGCAAGGTGTTGCGCTTTGGCGCATTTAGCGAAGAGGTCGTCAATCGCCTGCATTGGATGGCTGACGTGCTTGGTCCAACCATCGCGAAAGCCGTCAAAAGCACGCCAGACGGCATCAACCTGAATGTTGTCATCTCCAAGGCAATCACCATGGGTGATGAGTTCCATCAGCGTAACATTGCCGGCACCCTGGTGCTGTTGAAGGAATTGGTCCCATTGATCGATGCGCTGGAGATGGATCGCAAGGACAAGCAGGACGTACTCCGCTTCCTGGCGAACACCGATCAGTTCTTCTTGAACGTGATGATGGCAGTGGGCAAGGCGATCGTTGACTATGCCCGCAAGATCCAAGAAGGCACCGTAGTAACCACGATGACCCGCAACGGCAAAGATTTCGGCATCCGGATTGCCGGAATGGGCGATGACTGGTTCACCGCGCCGGTCAACACGCCGCACGGGCTGTACTTCACCGGTTACACCGAGGAGGATGCCAATCCCGATATCGGCGACAGCGCCATCACCGAAACCGTGGGAGTAGGCGCAATGGTGACCGTGGCCGCTCCAGCCGTGACGCGTTTCGTGGGTTCCGGAGGCGGTTATGACGATGCTCTGAGAGTGTCGAATGAGATGAACTCGATTTGTCTGTCCAACAATCCCAATTGGAGTATCCCGAACTGGAATTTCAAGGGCGCCTGTCTGGGCATTGACGCTGTCAAAGTCGTCGCCACGGGCATCACCCCGCTGATCAACACCGGCATCGCCCACAAAAAGGCGGGAGTCGGACAGGTCGGCGCCGGAACGGCGACCGCCCCACTGGCCTGTTTCGAAAAAGCCATTCTTGCCTACGCCAAAAAACTGGGAATTGACGCCGAATGA
- a CDS encoding multidrug ABC transporter ATP-binding protein, protein MSNIVLETKNLTKTFGAAKAVDAVNITAYEGEVFGFLGPNGAGKTTTLGMTLGLVHPTSGEARVLGQRVTPDRTAALKNVGALLGAPAFVPYLSARKNVELVSRLTPGVNGKRIAEVLEMVGLGKVGRKRVSRFSTGMKQRVGLAMALVHRPRFVILDEPTSGLDPAGMREIRQLLRSLAENGTSVLLSSHLLNEVQQICDRIAIINHGRIVAQGRVDELLNGQKPGVRVTVSDVESAVRALEALANVSVQTNGSSLTISGADSQTVMNHLLQNHIIPTEVAVQKNDLEALFMDVTSAK, encoded by the coding sequence ATGTCCAACATTGTGCTTGAAACCAAAAACCTGACCAAAACCTTCGGCGCCGCCAAAGCGGTGGATGCGGTCAACATCACCGCCTATGAAGGAGAAGTATTCGGTTTTCTCGGTCCGAACGGCGCAGGGAAGACCACCACGCTTGGTATGACGTTGGGGCTGGTGCATCCCACCAGCGGCGAAGCGCGTGTGCTCGGTCAGCGCGTGACGCCCGATCGCACCGCCGCGCTCAAAAATGTCGGCGCACTGCTAGGCGCGCCAGCCTTCGTGCCGTATCTTTCCGCCCGCAAGAACGTCGAGCTGGTCTCGCGCCTGACGCCCGGCGTGAATGGAAAACGCATCGCCGAAGTCCTTGAGATGGTCGGCTTGGGCAAGGTAGGGCGCAAGAGAGTCAGCCGCTTCTCGACGGGCATGAAACAGCGCGTCGGGCTGGCGATGGCGCTGGTGCACCGTCCGCGCTTCGTGATTTTGGACGAACCCACCAGCGGACTCGATCCCGCTGGGATGCGCGAGATCCGTCAATTGCTGCGCTCGCTGGCAGAGAACGGTACGTCGGTGCTGCTCTCCAGCCATTTGCTCAACGAAGTTCAGCAAATTTGCGACCGCATCGCCATCATCAATCACGGGCGCATCGTGGCGCAGGGGCGCGTGGATGAGTTGCTCAACGGGCAAAAGCCCGGGGTGAGAGTAACCGTCAGCGATGTTGAATCAGCCGTCCGAGCGTTAGAAGCGTTGGCAAATGTCAGTGTACAAACCAACGGCAGTTCGCTCACGATCAGCGGCGCGGACAGTCAAACCGTCATGAATCACCTGTTACAAAATCACATCATCCCCACAGAAGTTGCCGTTCAAAAGAACGACCTCGAAGCGTTGTTCATGGACGTCACTTCCGCCAAGTAA
- a CDS encoding purine catabolism regulatory protein — translation MIVDVKDWNLLVTGINILEATDIEKWGKPGMAILTSYFALQSHSDEELLVFCDKIKQLGISCIIIKVDRLISEIPEQFVNLCKTFEIPLIRISGATKYEDIIVEVLTFILGIREQRLALYYKVSKIGSEMALEMLSLREILLRFRAFLGLEMTLMKRGKRASISTNKQLAKFTIEAERELFHSEYMTFGYKRYQCRSENSANQKYPSVVLVEFSMEDAVETLAIHETYHHQLDEDDIVIIENLIRCLQLNLLREYSGKQRLMWNRNTLVNDLLRGMINDSTEFLSACAELEIDPEGSCQVLTINFSGAGESDQIALYAMKNTLRAKIQRNYRHMVYYTTPRYDQYVLSSSRRQPGYFDAAQINALTAQSIAEERLSEPIRFFGGLSNLFPVREIAAAGTQSKLVADFLSHNNIGNNIREYKNLGLFKLFLGKEKVKLLDFVPEELVRLQADSEELYVTLSAYLKNSRSLKRTADALFLHPKTVKYRIDKIRRNYMLDLENIHYVTLILASIEIMEFQNKGETHIG, via the coding sequence TTGATTGTAGACGTGAAAGACTGGAACCTGCTCGTGACAGGCATCAACATCCTGGAAGCGACCGATATCGAAAAGTGGGGAAAGCCAGGAATGGCGATCTTGACCAGTTATTTCGCGTTGCAAAGCCACAGCGACGAAGAGTTGTTAGTCTTTTGTGACAAAATAAAACAACTCGGCATTAGCTGCATCATCATTAAGGTTGACCGTCTAATCAGCGAGATTCCTGAGCAATTCGTCAATTTGTGTAAAACTTTTGAAATTCCGCTTATCCGTATCAGCGGGGCAACCAAGTACGAAGATATCATTGTTGAAGTTTTGACTTTTATTCTCGGTATCCGTGAACAACGGCTGGCGCTGTATTACAAGGTCAGTAAGATCGGCTCGGAAATGGCGCTGGAGATGCTGAGTCTGCGTGAAATTTTGCTTCGATTTAGAGCCTTTTTGGGGCTTGAGATGACTCTGATGAAAAGAGGCAAGCGCGCTAGTATCAGTACCAATAAACAGCTTGCTAAATTTACAATTGAGGCTGAGCGGGAACTATTCCATTCCGAATACATGACCTTTGGCTATAAACGCTATCAATGTCGCAGCGAAAATTCCGCCAATCAGAAATATCCCAGTGTGGTTCTGGTTGAGTTTTCAATGGAAGATGCTGTTGAAACTTTGGCGATCCATGAAACTTATCATCACCAGCTTGACGAGGACGATATCGTAATTATTGAGAACCTAATCCGCTGTCTGCAATTGAACCTGCTGCGAGAGTATTCGGGCAAGCAGAGGTTGATGTGGAATAGGAACACGCTGGTTAATGATCTGCTGCGCGGCATGATCAACGATTCGACGGAGTTTTTATCTGCCTGCGCCGAGCTGGAGATCGACCCGGAAGGATCGTGCCAGGTGTTGACGATTAATTTTTCAGGCGCGGGCGAGAGCGATCAGATTGCGCTATATGCCATGAAAAACACCCTGCGCGCCAAGATTCAACGAAACTATCGCCATATGGTTTACTACACGACGCCGCGCTATGATCAGTATGTCCTGTCTTCATCCAGACGCCAGCCCGGTTATTTTGACGCCGCTCAAATTAATGCTTTGACCGCTCAGAGTATCGCGGAAGAGCGTCTGTCCGAACCTATCCGTTTCTTCGGCGGTCTGAGCAACCTATTTCCTGTGCGCGAGATCGCTGCCGCTGGGACACAATCGAAACTGGTGGCGGATTTTCTTTCACACAATAACATTGGTAACAATATTCGTGAATATAAAAATTTGGGCCTTTTTAAGCTCTTCCTCGGCAAGGAAAAGGTGAAATTGTTGGATTTCGTGCCGGAGGAGTTGGTCCGCTTGCAAGCCGATTCGGAGGAACTGTACGTGACGCTGTCTGCATATTTGAAGAACAGCCGCAGCCTTAAACGAACCGCCGATGCGCTATTCCTCCACCCGAAGACGGTCAAATATCGCATCGACAAAATTCGTCGAAACTATATGTTGGATCTGGAAAACATCCATTACGTCACGCTGATTCTGGCTTCGATCGAGATTATGGAATTTCAAAATAAGGGAGAGACTCACATAGGCTAG